Proteins found in one Vallitalea guaymasensis genomic segment:
- the purH gene encoding bifunctional phosphoribosylaminoimidazolecarboxamide formyltransferase/IMP cyclohydrolase, with amino-acid sequence MKRALISVSDKAGIVEFAKKLVELGVEIISTGGTAKKLIENGVKVIGISDVTGFPECLDGRVKTLHPNIHAGLLAMRSSEEHMKQLEELNVTPIDLVVVNLYPFKQTILKDGVTREEAIENIDIGGPTMLRSAAKNFQDVAVVVDPEDYDTVLKEVEDKGEVSYETKFYLCSKVFEHTSHYDTLIANYMRKQRNANDFPETISMTFEKVQDMRYGENPHQKAAFYREVGNTKGCLTNAKQLHGKALSFNNINDTNGALELLKEYDEPTVVACKHANPCGVGSADNICDAYVKAYKADPVSIFGGIIVANREIDKNTAEEINKIFVEIVVAPSYSEEAIEVLTQKKNIRVLTLENILQKQPDTAYDLKKVSGGLLIQTIDNELLPNDLEVVTKTKPSKEQMEDLKFAWKVVKFAKSNGIAIGKDKMSLGVGPGQVNRIWACKQAIRHAVEHLGADSLKGASLASDAFFPFPDCVEEAAKAGITCIIQPGGSIRDKLSIEACDKYGIAMVFTGMRHFRH; translated from the coding sequence ATGAAAAGAGCGTTAATCAGTGTTTCAGATAAAGCTGGTATAGTAGAATTTGCTAAGAAGTTAGTAGAGCTTGGAGTTGAGATCATATCAACTGGTGGAACTGCTAAGAAACTTATTGAGAATGGTGTAAAAGTAATTGGTATTTCAGATGTTACAGGATTTCCAGAGTGCCTAGATGGAAGAGTTAAGACACTTCATCCGAATATCCATGCTGGATTGCTTGCAATGAGAAGCAGCGAAGAACATATGAAACAATTAGAAGAATTAAACGTTACCCCAATAGATTTAGTAGTAGTTAATCTTTATCCTTTTAAACAAACTATCTTAAAAGATGGAGTAACCAGAGAAGAAGCTATTGAAAACATTGATATAGGTGGTCCAACAATGCTTCGTTCAGCAGCTAAGAATTTCCAGGATGTTGCTGTAGTGGTAGACCCAGAAGATTATGATACAGTATTAAAAGAAGTTGAAGATAAAGGCGAAGTATCCTATGAAACAAAATTTTATTTGTGTTCTAAGGTGTTTGAGCATACATCACACTATGATACTTTAATAGCTAATTATATGAGAAAGCAAAGAAATGCTAATGATTTCCCAGAAACAATTAGTATGACATTCGAAAAAGTGCAAGATATGAGATATGGTGAGAACCCACATCAAAAAGCTGCTTTCTATAGAGAAGTAGGCAATACAAAAGGATGCCTTACTAACGCTAAACAGTTACATGGTAAAGCATTATCTTTTAACAATATAAATGATACAAATGGAGCTCTTGAACTCTTGAAAGAATATGATGAGCCTACAGTTGTTGCTTGTAAACATGCTAATCCTTGTGGAGTAGGTAGTGCAGACAATATCTGTGATGCATATGTAAAAGCTTACAAAGCTGACCCTGTTTCAATATTTGGTGGTATTATTGTAGCCAATAGAGAAATTGATAAAAATACAGCAGAGGAAATTAATAAGATATTTGTTGAGATTGTAGTTGCTCCAAGTTATAGTGAAGAAGCAATTGAAGTTCTTACTCAGAAAAAGAATATTAGAGTACTTACATTAGAAAATATATTACAGAAACAACCTGATACAGCATACGACCTTAAAAAAGTAAGTGGTGGATTACTTATTCAAACAATAGATAATGAGTTATTACCTAATGATCTTGAAGTTGTAACAAAAACTAAGCCATCAAAAGAACAAATGGAAGACTTGAAATTCGCTTGGAAAGTTGTTAAGTTCGCAAAATCTAATGGTATAGCTATAGGAAAAGATAAGATGTCTCTTGGTGTTGGACCTGGACAGGTTAATCGTATATGGGCATGTAAGCAGGCTATAAGACACGCTGTAGAGCATCTAGGAGCTGATTCATTAAAAGGGGCAAGCCTTGCATCAGATGCTTTCTTCCCATTCCCAGACTGTGTTGAAGAAGCTGCAAAAGCGGGAATTACTTGTATTATACAACCAGGTGGTTCAATAAGGGATAAGTTATCTATAGAAGCTTGTGATAAATATGGTATTGCTATGGTGTTTACTGGAATGAGACATTTTAGACATTAA
- the pflB gene encoding formate C-acetyltransferase, with product MKQWHNFKDGIWKQEINVRDFIQKNYNPYEGDNSFLQGPTKRTNELNEYFKKLKKEELDRGVLDIDTRTVSSLLTFEPGYIDKDKEIIKGLQTDKPLKRSINPFGGIRMTRNACQAYGYEVDEKVEEEFKYRTTHNDGVYRVYSDEMKLVRKTGVITGLPDAYGRGRIIGDYRRVALYGIDHLIQEKELDKKKYSNEMMSDENIKLLEELYRQIDFLNKLKEMARLYGDDISLPAENAREAIQWIYYAYLGAIKEQNGAAMSLGRISTFIDIYIERDIASGLITEARAQELIDDLVLKLRMARQLRTPEYNELFAGDPMWITEAIGGMGEDGRTLVTKSSYRFINTLYTLGSAPEPNITILWSKELPADFKKFCAKVSIDTDSIQYENDDLMRSLYGDDYGIACCVSAMKIGKQMQFFGARCNMPKVLLMALNGGKDEIKGIQVGPEMKPLEGEVLVYEEVLERFKKYQQWLCKLYVNTMNVIHYMHDKYAYEKLQMALHDTEVERTMAFGMAGLSVMADSFSAIKYAKVIPIRNEVGLIIDFNIIGDYPKYGNDDDRVDIIASDLTTGFIDELKKHKTYRNSTPSLSILTITSNVVYGKKTGSTPDGRKQGHPFAPGANPMHNRDHKGALASLNSVAKIPYDSCLDGISCTFSIQPKTLGKSDDEQVKNLVSILDGYFYQTGHHINVNVLDREKLIDAMEHPEKYPNLTIRVSGYAVNFNRLSREQQEEVINRTFHGKY from the coding sequence ATGAAACAATGGCATAATTTTAAAGATGGAATATGGAAACAAGAAATCAATGTAAGAGATTTTATTCAAAAGAATTATAACCCTTATGAAGGGGATAACAGTTTTTTGCAAGGACCTACTAAGAGGACAAATGAACTTAATGAATACTTCAAGAAATTGAAAAAAGAAGAACTTGATAGAGGAGTTCTTGATATTGATACAAGAACGGTATCCTCCTTATTGACTTTTGAACCAGGCTATATTGACAAAGATAAAGAGATCATAAAAGGCTTACAGACTGACAAACCATTGAAAAGATCAATCAATCCTTTTGGTGGAATTCGTATGACTAGAAATGCTTGTCAGGCATATGGATATGAAGTTGATGAAAAAGTCGAGGAAGAATTCAAATATAGAACAACACATAATGACGGTGTTTATCGAGTTTACTCTGATGAAATGAAATTGGTAAGAAAGACAGGCGTTATTACAGGATTACCTGATGCATATGGCAGAGGTAGAATAATAGGAGACTATCGTAGAGTTGCTCTCTATGGTATAGATCATTTAATACAGGAAAAAGAATTAGATAAGAAAAAATATAGCAATGAGATGATGTCAGATGAAAATATTAAGTTGCTTGAAGAGTTATATAGACAAATAGATTTCTTGAATAAGCTGAAAGAAATGGCAAGATTATATGGAGATGATATCTCACTTCCAGCTGAAAATGCAAGAGAAGCAATACAATGGATATATTATGCATATCTTGGAGCTATAAAAGAACAAAATGGTGCAGCTATGTCGCTAGGTCGTATCAGCACATTTATAGATATTTATATTGAAAGAGATATAGCAAGTGGATTAATCACAGAAGCCAGAGCACAAGAATTAATTGATGATCTAGTATTAAAATTACGTATGGCAAGACAACTAAGGACTCCTGAATATAATGAACTTTTTGCAGGAGATCCAATGTGGATTACAGAAGCAATAGGTGGTATGGGTGAAGATGGAAGAACATTAGTTACTAAGAGCTCCTATAGATTCATTAACACCTTATATACTTTAGGTTCAGCACCAGAACCTAATATAACAATTTTATGGTCAAAAGAATTACCAGCTGATTTTAAGAAATTCTGTGCAAAAGTATCAATTGACACAGATTCCATACAATATGAAAATGACGATTTGATGCGTTCATTATATGGAGATGATTATGGTATAGCATGTTGTGTATCAGCTATGAAAATAGGAAAACAAATGCAGTTCTTTGGAGCAAGATGTAATATGCCAAAAGTTTTATTGATGGCATTGAATGGCGGTAAGGATGAAATAAAAGGGATTCAGGTAGGACCAGAAATGAAACCATTGGAAGGAGAAGTTCTTGTTTATGAAGAAGTACTTGAACGCTTCAAAAAGTATCAGCAATGGTTATGTAAGTTGTATGTAAATACCATGAATGTAATACATTATATGCATGATAAATACGCTTATGAAAAGCTTCAAATGGCTCTTCACGATACTGAGGTTGAACGTACTATGGCTTTTGGTATGGCAGGACTTTCAGTAATGGCAGATTCCTTTAGTGCTATAAAATATGCAAAAGTTATTCCAATACGTAATGAAGTTGGATTGATTATAGATTTTAACATCATAGGCGACTATCCCAAATACGGTAATGATGATGACAGGGTGGATATAATAGCTAGTGATTTAACAACTGGTTTTATTGATGAATTAAAGAAGCATAAGACTTACAGAAATTCGACTCCATCATTATCTATACTAACAATAACATCTAATGTTGTCTATGGTAAGAAAACAGGTTCTACACCTGATGGCAGGAAACAGGGACACCCTTTTGCGCCAGGAGCCAATCCTATGCACAATCGTGACCACAAAGGAGCATTGGCATCACTTAACTCTGTGGCAAAGATTCCTTATGATAGCTGTTTAGACGGAATATCATGTACTTTTTCTATTCAGCCTAAGACTTTAGGGAAGAGTGATGATGAACAAGTAAAAAATCTTGTCAGCATTTTAGATGGTTATTTCTATCAAACTGGACATCATATAAATGTCAACGTATTAGATAGAGAAAAGTTGATAGATGCTATGGAACATCCAGAAAAATATCCTAACTTGACTATAAGGGTATCAGGGTATGCAGTTAATTTCAATAGATTAAGTAGAGAACAACAGGAAGAAGTTATTAATAGAACTTTTCATGGTAAATATTAA